The sequence TGCGTGATGAACAAACAAAAGGGATTCGCAAAAGTCAAGATCCTTTGAAAACGCTAAAGCGACTGTTTTCATATATGGTTAAAAAATATAAGTTTCGTCTAGTATTGGTAATGATTCTCATTTTGCTAAGTACCTTCGCCAATGTTCGAGGCTCTTTATTCTTACAAGTTGTGATTGATGACTATATCACACCATTACTTGGACAAAGCAATCCTAATTTTTCTGGATTATTGAAGGCAATTACGACGATGGCGCTGATTTACGGCGTTGGGATCATTTCAAATTTAGGCTTTAATCTTATTATGGTTCGTATTAGTGAAGGAACACAAAAAACGATTCGAGATGAAATGTTTACCCATCTAGAAACATTACCGATTCGTTATTTTGATTCAAATTCTGATGGGGATATTATGAGTCACTTTACCAATGATACGGATACCTTGAGGCAGATGATTTCTCAAAGTATTCCTAATCTGATTGCCGCTGTAGTCAGCTTTATCAGTGTGTTTATTGCCATGTTTACCATCAGTGTGCCATTGACTTTAGTGGTGATCGTCTCTGTTTCTATAATGATCGTGACGATTCGAATGATCGCTGGGCGCAGTAGTCGTTATTTTGGCAAACAGCAACGGGATTTAGGAAGTGTAAATGGGTTTATTGAAGAAATCATGCATGGACAAAAAGTAGTGAAAATTTTTAATCACGAACCGCAAACAATCAAACAATTTAAAGTCATCAATGAGGAATTACGTCAGAGTGCTACTCAAGCGAATAAATATGCGAATAGTTTAATGCCGATCATGATGAATTTACTAAATATTCAATATGTACTTTTAGCGGTAGTCGGCGGCATTTTTTCTGTATATGGCGTTTCTGGTCTGACCATTGGGATGATCGCTTCTTTTCTTCAATTGAGTCGTTCATTAAATATGCCAATCAGCCAAGTCTCTCAACAAATCAATTTTGTGATCATGGCGTTAGCAGGAGCTGACCGTATCTTTGATTTGATTGATGAAGAACCGGAAGTAGATGATGGTTATGTGACGTTGGTCAATGTAAATCGTGAGTCAGGTACTCTTGTTGAAAGTGAAGCTAGAACGGGATTGTGGGCGTGGAAGCACCCTCATAACGATGGCACCGTTACGTATACTGAATTAACTGGAGATGTACGCTTTGAAGATGTCTCATTTGGCTATACAGATAAGCAACGGGTATTAAAAGATATCAATCTATATGCCGAACCAGGTCAAAAAG is a genomic window of Enterococcus haemoperoxidus ATCC BAA-382 containing:
- a CDS encoding ABC transporter ATP-binding protein, with translation MRDEQTKGIRKSQDPLKTLKRLFSYMVKKYKFRLVLVMILILLSTFANVRGSLFLQVVIDDYITPLLGQSNPNFSGLLKAITTMALIYGVGIISNLGFNLIMVRISEGTQKTIRDEMFTHLETLPIRYFDSNSDGDIMSHFTNDTDTLRQMISQSIPNLIAAVVSFISVFIAMFTISVPLTLVVIVSVSIMIVTIRMIAGRSSRYFGKQQRDLGSVNGFIEEIMHGQKVVKIFNHEPQTIKQFKVINEELRQSATQANKYANSLMPIMMNLLNIQYVLLAVVGGIFSVYGVSGLTIGMIASFLQLSRSLNMPISQVSQQINFVIMALAGADRIFDLIDEEPEVDDGYVTLVNVNRESGTLVESEARTGLWAWKHPHNDGTVTYTELTGDVRFEDVSFGYTDKQRVLKDINLYAEPGQKVAFVGATGAGKTTITNLINRFYDIQEGKIRYDGINVKKIKKSSLRRSLGIVLQDTHLFTGTIRENIRYGKLNASDDDVIKAAKLANAEDFINNLPNKYDTVITGDGDGLSQGQRQLLSIARAAIADPPVMILDEATSSIDTRTEKHVQAGMDRLMKGRTVFVIAHRLSTIQNSDAIMVMDHGRIIERGSHEDLLEEKGIYHQLYTGKVELS